Proteins from a single region of Pithys albifrons albifrons isolate INPA30051 chromosome 12, PitAlb_v1, whole genome shotgun sequence:
- the PIEZO1 gene encoding piezo-type mechanosensitive ion channel component 1 isoform X3, translating into MQLRVCLWGLYWLVLPLALLAACIFRYNALSLVYLIFLLILPWFPGPSRGSATGHAGCLLKCLLVTSSLFVLAHVVFQISLYTIPTVGQVLGPNCSSWEVLSRHIGVTRLDLSDIPNVVRLVAPDIGILLISIISLCLCHLIPKTSSASCSERPEFMSFYERTLVNVRQHRCAAHAAQPLNQLWLKVHWLLWQAGKGLANLMLALAGITLPSASSSIYYLFFLGLCLWWACHLRTSHQAFNILFILIGIYSSIHLLCLYAYQTPFVQGVFPPETIWARVFGFKDIILYRNCSYPNTLELNTRHSWPVYANPGVLLLLCYTVGALVKLRRRYTKRTMVCPELPVGTQMEMEKWPRETDGVAEDTGGAAEGTSAVVEDTSGVTESTSGVAEDTSGVAEDTKPMLSSSTEKPSVHTENCTVHVLNTQRRRRPTEWLPLRGLTAIIMKQSYICALISMLVWSITYHSWLTFVLLLWSCLIWMVRNRRSFAILCAPFLLLYCIALCGLDYVWSMDLVPELPTHAGFMSLDNLGLVHHEIPCFALGAKLLLMLAFWPLLRQFVKEKVLMKTPFPTRLLSVSVVESDTSHTRELLSKLGEVLMNFFAKFWICVCGGMFIVVSFYGRLVVYKIIYMLLFLLCLILFQVYYSLWRKVLKGFWWLVVAYTMVVLIAKYTFQFEEFPMYWRNLTGLTNQQLSDMGLEQYSVSELFYNIIILGFFLLACILQLHYFHGTFMYITDLEYAYIPSPSLFSIPRLQGSRLARDAAASEDTGTSMSSESLETNKWNLVLERLVVLGRTFANTLTHVEVFVRRVLELHILKLVALYTVWVALEEVSVMNFMLVLLWTLAMPYCRFRHMASCLSTIWTCIIIVCKMLYQLEIVKPHEYASNCTQPLLNATNLSPGEIENSVLYRGPVDPANWFGVRKGFPNLGYVKNHLQVLLLLVFEAVVYRRQQYHRTQYQEVAPITETIFKNVFRRDVDCDLINCAKYLINYFYYKFGLEVCFMMMVTVIGQRMNFLAILHGCWLVAMMTLRRRAAIARLWPKYCLFLVIFFLYQYLLCVGMPPALCVDYPWRWSIPMNSALIQWLYLPDFFTPPKSTNLINDFVLLLCAAQQWRVFEAERSEVWRAAAGDNDERFDRENDPYDSDSNFLHCRSYLDMVKVFIFRHLFRLVLVMVFITGSNRNSLFGLGYLLACFYLLLFGFDILCKPTRPRLVIWDCLILYNITVIISKNMLSLLSCVFVQQMQDNFCWVIQLFSLVCTVTGYYDPKEMGKDHDCSLPVEEAGIILDSICFFFLLLQRRIFLSTYYVHVLWDLRASNLQPSRGVVLYQASILKNLQAHQKAEKRSLAQLKRQMERIRAKQDKYRQEMLQRSTDGGQDEAGTVLHSGEYYLFESDSEEEEEEEEVPEELQPGRHGPFQLIHQAWVTNTRTVLRQARRQQPHAEDSEEDYEGREGESDESDEAEYQEEVTMAASSTLSGEPGNALHRALNTLRFLWLLFQAVVDGLTRWMEDRTQEYMDMFNILYVERYIIAHRLAAGGKMEKAFPNEIYMEQLEEQSEGPPEEHPEEPLEEHPEEPLEELSPRSSLTRDSLNGTASRQVQRSPSSVQLAVPQTGELPSPEGNHEEVISLESQEDRPGSRQHLTVLQTRRLTASELLLIRKASIRELKQSEQFYHSHNRFLKLLLAAYRCATAHSELVCYFVIILNNIVTASVISLFLPILIFLWAMLSIPRPTKRFWMTAIIFTEVMVVVKYLFQFGFFPWNSYATLVRNEGKPFFPPRILGLEKTTSYLKYDLLQLLVLFFHRAHLRTYGLWDQEEETLSKKKTEVKWAEDEEEKKREEAAPSPPVESEEGMESLEEPESELEHDATGQEEGSKAMMLRFRRKTILGKKASEEERTSAPPSQRWQDWRHQGVTPLDPNCSVCLASLPSDGQKTGEAEETHPQTKTKAFALWVLHSFVTIAQGIYRPVRKFFKDILHTENRAATDVYAIMFLVDVVDFIIIVFGFWAFGKHTAATDITSSLSENQVPQAFLVMLLFQFSTMIIDRALYLRKTVLGKLIFQVILVFGIHIWMFFILPAVTERLFNLNMVAQLWYFVKCIYFVLSAYQIRCGYPTRILGNFLTKKYNYLNLFLFQGFRLVPFLVELRAVMDWVWTDTTLSLSNWMCVEDIYANIFIIKCSRETEKKYPQPKGQKKKKIVKYGMGGLIILFLVCIIWFPLLFMSLVRSVVGVVNHPIDVTVTVKLGGYEPLFTMSVQQPSIQPFTPQDYEELSRLFEENPTAMQFISLYGYEDIVTARIEGSSGSLWSISPPSREQLRRELLNGTSEITLHFTWSFQRDLSKGGTAEHSFDRHTTSLYPGTAGRLELAQLLEGTRNAPVVVPNLFPKYIRAPSDAEAHPVYQLLPEGEDSYMEVEMQLRRERRGQGTDNFVEWWVLRLKDASPEEGNILPMVIFNDKVSPPSLGFLAGYGVMGLYVSIVLVIGKFVRGFFSEISHSIMFEELPCVDRILKLCQDIFLVRETGELELEEELYAKLIFLYRSPETMIKWTREK; encoded by the exons ACGTTGGTGAATGTGAGGCAGCACAGATGCGCAGCCCATGCGGCCCAGCCGCTGAACCAGCTGTGGCTGAAGGTTCACTGGCTGCTCtggcaggctgggaagggactggcCAACCTGATGCTGGCCTTGGCAG ggatcACCCTGCCCTCCGCCTCCTCCAGCATCTACTACCTGTTCTtcttggggctgtgcctgtggtggGCCTGTCACCTCCGCACCAGCCACCAGGCCTTCAACATCCTCTTCATCCTCATTGGGATCTACAGCTCCATCCACCTCCTCTGCCTCTATGCCTACCAGACACCCTTTGTCCAGGGGGTCTTCCCTCCCGAGACCATCTGGGCACG AGTGTTTGGCTTCAAGGACATCATTCTGTACCGCAACTGCTCCTACCCCAACACCCTGGAGCTCAACACCAGGCACTCCTGGCCTGTCTACGCCAACCCTggtgtcctgctcctgctctgctacACCGTGGGCGCACTGGTGAAGCTGCGCCGGCGGTACACCAAG AGAACCATGGTATGTCCAGAGCTGCCAGTGGGAAcacagatggagatggagaaatGGCCCAGGGAAACTGACGGTGTGGCTGAGGAcactggtggtgctgctgaggGCACCAGTGCTGTGGTTGAGGACACCAGTGGCGTGACTGAGAGCACCAGTGGTGTTGCTGAGGACACCAGCGGTGTGGCTGAGGACACcaag CCCATGCTGTCCTCCAGCACTGAGAAGCCGAGTGTCCACACCGAGAACTGCACCGTCCATGTCTTGAACACCCAAC gcaggaggcGTCCTACGGAGTGGCTGCCCCTGCGTGGCCTCACTGCCATCATCATGAAGCAGAGCTACATCTGTGCCCTCATCTCCATGCTG GTGTGGAGCATCACCTACCACAGCTGGCTGACCTtcgtgctgctgctgtggtcGTGCCTCATCTGGATGGTGCGGAACCGTCGGAGCTTTGCCATACTCTGTGcacctttcctcctcctctacTGCATTGCTCTGTGCGGCCTGGACTATGTATGGTCCATGGACCTGGTCCCCGAGCTGCCCACCCATGCTGGCTTCATGAGCCTCGATAACCTGGGGCTGGTGCACCATGAAATCCCCTGCTTCGCCCTGGGGGCGAAG ctcctgctcatgCTCGCCTTCTGGCCCCTGCTGCGGCAGTTCGTTAAGGAGAAGGTGCTAATGAAGACACCCTTTCCCACCCGGCTCCTGAGCGTGTCTGTTGTGGAGTCAG ATACCAGCCACACACGGGAACTGCTGAGCAAGCTGGGGGAGGTGCTGATGAATTTCTTTGCCAAGTTCTGGATCTGTGTCTGTGGTGGCATGTTCATCGTAGTGAGCTTCTATGGCCGCCTTGTCGTCTACAAGATTATCTACatgcttctcttcctcctctgcctcatCCTCTTCCAG gTGTACTACAGCCTGTGGCGCAAGGTGCTGAAGGGCTTCTGGTGGCTGGTAGTGGCATATACCATGGTGGTGCTCATCGCCAAATACACCTTCCAGTTCGAGGAATTCCCCATGTACTGGAGGAACCTGACAGGCCTCACTAATCAGCA GCTGAGTGACATGGGCTTGGAGCAGTACAGTGTCTCTGAGCTCTTCTACAACATCATCATCCTGGGCTTCTTCCTCCTGGCCTGCATCCTTCAGCTCCATTACTTCCACGGCACCTTCATGTACATCACTGACCTGGAGTATGCCTACATACCCAGTCCGTCACTCTTCTCCATCCCTAG gctgcaggggagccGACTGGCTCGGGATGCGGCTGCTTCTGAGGACACCGGGACCAGCATGTCCAGCGAGTCACTGG AGACCAACAAATGGAATCTGGTGCTGGAGCGCCTGGTTGTGTTGGGCCGGACCTTCGCGAACACGCTGACCCATGTGGAGGTCTTTGTGAGGCGTGTGCTGGAGCTCCACATCCTCAAACTGGTGGCTCTTTACACTGTCTGGGTGGCCCTGGAGGAG GTCTCGGTGATGAACTTcatgctggtgctgctgtggacCCTTGCCATGCCCTACTGCCGCTTCCGCCACATGGCCTCGTGTCTCTCCACCATCTGGACCTGCATCATCATCGTCTGCAAGATGCTCTACCAGCTCGAGATCGTCAAGCCCCACGAGTATGCCAGCAACTGCACCCAG CCGCTGCTCAATGCCACCAATCTGAGCCCAGGGGAGATTGAGAATTCCGTACTGTACCGTGGCCCTGTGGATCCTGCCAACTGGTTTGGTGTCCGGAAGGGGTTCCCCAACCTGGGATATGtcaag AACCacctccaggtgctgctgctgctggtgttcGAGGCGGTGGTGTACCGGCGCCAGCAGTACCACCGCACACAGTACCAGGAGGTGGCCCCCATCACTGAGACCATCTTCAAGAATGTCTTCCGCAGGGACGTTGACTGTGACCTCATCAACTGTGCCAAATACTTAATCAACTACTTCTACTACAAGTTTGGCTTGGAG gTCTGCTTCATGATGATGGTGACTGTGATCGGGCAGCGGATGAACTTCCTGGCGATCCTGCACGGCTGCTGGCTCGTGGCCATGATGACGCTGCGGCGCCGGGCGGCCATCGCCCGCCTCTGGCCCAAGTACTGCCTCTTCCTCGTCATCTTCTTCCTCTACCAGTACCTGCTGTGCGTGGGCATGCCACCTGCCCTCTGCGTGG ACTATCCGTGGCGATGGAGCATCCCCATGAACTCCGCACTCATCCAGTGGCTCTACCTGCCTGACTTCTTTACGCCCCCTAAATCCACCAACCTCATCA ACGACTTCGTGCTGCTGCTGTGCGCGGCGCAGCAGTGGCGCGTGTTCGAGGCCGAGCGCTCCGAGGTgtggcgggcggcggcgggtgACAACGACGAGCGCTTCGACCGCGAGAACGACCCCTACGACTCCGACTCCAACTTCCTGCACTGCCG GTCCTACCTGGACATGGTGAAGGTGTTCATCTTCCGCCACCTCTTCCGGCTCGTGCTGGTGATGGTCTTCATTACCGGGTCCAACCGCAATAGCCTCTTCGGCCTTGGCTACCTGCTGGCCTGCTTCTACCTCCTCCTCTTCGGCTTTGACATCCTGTGCAAGCCAACCCGCCCCCGCCTGGTGATCTGGGACTGCCTCATACTCTACAACATCACCGTTATCATCTCCAAAAATATGCTGTCG ctcctctcctgcGTCTTCGTGCAGCAGATGCAGGACAACTTCTGCTGGGTGATCCAACTCTTCAGCCTCGTCTGCACTGTCACAGGCTACTATGACC CCAAGGAGATGGGCAAAGACCATGACTGCTCACTGCCCGTGGAGGAGGCGGGAATCATCCTAGACAGcatctgtttcttcttcctcctgctccaacGTCGCATTTTCCTCAGCACCTACTACGTGCACGTTCTGTGGGACCTCAGAGCCTCTAACCTGCAGCCTTCCAG gggTGTCGTGCTGTACCAGGCCAGCATCCTGAAGAACCTGCAGGCTCACCAAAAAGCTGAGAAGAGGTCGCTGGCTCAGCTGAAGCGGCA GATGGAGCGGATCCGAGCCAAGCAGGATAAATACCggcaggagatgctgcagcGCAGCACAGACGGGGGGCAGGATGAGGCTGGGACAG tgctgcattcCGGGGAATACTACCTCTTTGAGTCagacagtgaggaggaggaggaggaggaggaagtgccagaggagctgcagccagggagGCATGGCCCCTTCCAG CTCATCCACCAGGCCTGGGTTACCAACACCAGGACGGTGCTCCGGCAGGCGCGACGGCAGCAACCCCATGCTGAGGATTCTGAAG AGGACTAcgaagggagagagggagagtcGGACGAATCTGACGAGGCTGAATACCAGGAGGAAGTGACCATGGCAGCTTCTAGTACTCTGTCTGgag agccgGGCAACGCATTGCATCGGGCGCTGAACACGCTGCGgttcctgtggctgctgttcCAGGCCGTGGTGGACGGGCTGACCCGGTGGATGGAGGACCGTACCCAGGAGTACATGGACATGTTCAACATCCTCTACGTTGAGAGATACATCATCGCTCACCGACTGGCTGCT ggagggaagatGGAGAAGGCTTTCCCAAATGAAATCTACATGGAGCAGTTGGAGGAGCAGTCTGAGGGGCCACCAGAGGAGCACCCGGAGGAGCCCCTGGAGGAGCACCCGGAAGAGcccctggaggagctgagccCACGCAGCTCTTTGACTAGAGACTCCCTAAATGGCACTGCTTCCAGGCAGGTGCAGAGATCCCCCTCGAGCgtgcagctggcagtgccacagacaGGGGAGCTCCCCTCCCCCGAGGGCAACCACGAGGAGGTGATATCCTTGGAGTCCCAGGAGGACAGGCCTGGCTCTCGGCAGCACCTGACCGTGCTCCAGACCCGCAGGCTGACGGCCAGCGAGCTCCTCCTGATCAG GAAGGCAAGCATCAGGGAGCTGAAACAGTCAGAGCAATTCTATCACTCCCACAACCGGTTCCTGAAGTTGCTGCTGGCCGCCTACCGCTGTGCGACCGCCCACTCTGAGCTGGTCTGCTACTTCGTCATCATCCTCAACAACATAGTGACTGCTTCTGTCATCTCCCTCTTTCTGCCCATCCTCATCTTCCTCTGGGCCATGCTCTCCATCCCCCGGCCCACCAAGCGCTTCTGGATGACTGCCATCATCTTCACGGAG gtgatggtggtggtgaaATACCTCTTccagtttgggtttttcccctggAACAGCTACGCCACTCTCGTGCGCAATGAGGGCAAACCCTTCTTCCCACCTCGCATCCTGGGCTTAGAGAAGACCACCAGCTACCTCAAGTATgacctcctgcagctcctggtcctCTTCTTCCATCGTGCCCATCTGCGG ACCTACGGGTTGTGGGATCAGGAAGAGGAAACCTTATCCaagaagaagacagaagtgaaGTGGGCAGAggatgaggaagagaagaagcGGGAGGAAGCAGCACCCTCACCGCCAGTGGAGTCTGAGGAAGGGATGGAGTCTCTAGAAGAGCCAGAATCAGAGTTGGAGCATGATGCCACGGGGCAGGAAGAGGGAAGCAAGGCCATGATGCTCCGCTTCAGGAGGAAGACTATTCTGGGGAAGAAAGCATCAGAGGAAGAGCGCACCAGTGCCCCGCCCTCACAAAGGTGGCAAGATTGGCGCCACCAAGGTGTGACCCCACTGgacccaaactgttctgtgtgCTTAGCCTCACTTCCATCAGATGGGCAGAAGACAGGAGAGGCAGAAGAGACCCACCCTCAGACGAAGACAAAGGCATTTGCATTGTGGGTCTTGCACTCCTTTGTCACCAT agcacagggcatATACCGGCCGGTGCGCAAGTTCTTCAAGGACATTCTGCACACCGAGAACCGCGCAGCCACCGACGTCTACGCCATCATGTTCCTGGTCGATGTGGTCGACTTCATCATCATTGTCTTCGGCTTCTGGGCCTTTGGG AAACACACGGCGGCCACCGACATCACCTCCTCGCTGTCGGAAAACCAAGTCCCACAGGCTTTCCTGGTCATGCTGCTCTTCCAGTTCAGCACCATGATCATCGACCGCGCGCTCTACCTTCGCAAGACTGTGCTGGGCAAGCTCATCTTCCAGGTCATCCTGGTCTTTGGCATCCACATCTGGATGTTCTTTATCTTGCCGGCTGTCACCGAGAG GTTGTTCAACCTCAACATGGTGGCTCAGCTTTGGTACTTCGTGAAGTGCATCTACTTTGTGCTGTCAGCCTACCAGATCCGCTGTGGTTACCCCACCCGCATCCTGGGCAACTTCCTCACCAAGAAATACAACTACCTCAACCTCTTCCTCTTCCAGGG ATTTCGCCTCGTGCCCTTCCTGGTGGAGCTGCGGGCCGTCATGGACTGGGTCTGGACAGACACCACGCTGTCCCTCTCCAACTGGATGTGTGTGGAGGATATCTATGCCAACATCTTCATCATCAAGTGCAGCCGTGAGACTGAGAAG AAATACCCCCAGCCCAAGgggcagaagaagaagaagattGTGAAGTACGGTATGGGGGGCCTCATCATCCTCTTCCTCGTGTGCATTATCTGGTTTCCATTGCTCTTCATGTCACTGGTGCGCTCCGTGGTGGGCGTCGTCAACCACCCCATTGACGTCACTGTCACCGTCAAGCTGGGTGGGTACGAG CCACTGTTCACCATGAGTGTCCAGCAGCCATCCATCCAACCCTTCACCCCCCAGGACTACGAAGAGCTTAGCCGGCTTTTTGAGGAGAATCCG ACGGCCATGCAGTTCATCAGCCTCTATGGCTACGAGGACATCGTGACCGCCCGCATCGAGGGCAGCTCAGGCTCGCTGTGGAGCATCAGCCCCCCCAGCCGAGAGCAGTTGCGGCGGGAGCTGCTGAATGGCACCTCCGAAATCACCCTCCACTTCACCTGGTCCTTTCAGAG GGACCTGAGCAAGGGGGGCACAGCGGAGCACAGCTTTGACAGGCACACCACCAGCCTGTACCCTGGCACGGCCGGGCGCCTGGAGCTGGcccagctgctggagggcaCCCGGAATGCCCCCGT GGTAGTGCCCAATCTGTTCCCCAAATACATCCGGGCGCCCAGCGATGCTGAAGCTCACCCTGTCTATCAGCTCCTGCCAG AAGGTGAGGACAGCTACATGGAAGTGGAGATGCAGCTGAGACGGGAGCGCAGGGGCCAAGGAACTGACAACTTTGTGGAGTGGTGGGTGTTGCGGCTGAAAGACGCCTCCCCTGAGGAGGGCAACATCCTCCCCATGGTCATCTTCAACGACAAAGTCAgcccccccagcctgggcttcCTGGCTGGCTACGG GGTCATGGGGCTGTACGTGTCCATCGTGCTGGTCATCGGGAAGTTCGTGCGGGGCTTCTTCAGTGAGATCTCCCACTCCATCATGTTCGAGGAGCTGCCATGTGTGGATCGGAtcctgaagctgtgccaggacattTTCCTGGTGCGGGAGACGggtgagctggagctggaggaagagctCTATGCCAAACTCATCTTCCTCTACCGCTCACCTGAGACCATGATCAAGTGGACACGGGAGAAGTAA